In Holophagales bacterium, one DNA window encodes the following:
- a CDS encoding YihY/virulence factor BrkB family protein, protein MSWRGLKAVAARLARADSAAAEMAFFLAISLVPFVAVSVALVRRWLPMDLSASFAEVLHGVLPAESRVEAGEVLQSAQSSTSQGWLTVGFLVALWTSFRFMSRCVRSLTLVIAGESSEPERFWHSTFRSVALLVVWTAVLVATALFLVATPEIEHGLLRMPVLSELSLSMFAATRAALVAVVLFSAIGLTYRVAAGARASRLRVALAALVATGGWIGASFGFSRAIAVLWGSTPLYGTLGSVVLFLFWAYAIAWILLLGGHLLVPFDGGRSAATGVAKEEKR, encoded by the coding sequence ATGAGCTGGAGAGGGTTGAAGGCCGTCGCGGCGAGGCTGGCGCGAGCCGACAGCGCTGCCGCCGAGATGGCGTTCTTCCTGGCGATCTCGCTGGTGCCGTTCGTCGCGGTGTCGGTGGCACTCGTCCGCCGCTGGCTGCCGATGGACCTCAGCGCCTCGTTCGCAGAGGTGTTGCACGGCGTGCTGCCGGCGGAATCGCGCGTCGAGGCGGGCGAGGTGTTGCAGTCGGCGCAGTCGTCGACGAGCCAGGGCTGGCTGACCGTCGGCTTCCTCGTCGCGCTCTGGACCTCGTTCCGCTTCATGTCGCGCTGCGTGCGGTCGCTCACCCTGGTCATCGCCGGCGAGTCCTCCGAGCCGGAGCGCTTCTGGCACTCGACCTTCCGCTCCGTCGCCCTGCTGGTGGTGTGGACGGCCGTGCTGGTGGCGACGGCGCTCTTTCTCGTCGCGACGCCGGAGATCGAGCACGGACTGCTTCGAATGCCGGTGCTCTCGGAGCTCTCGCTGTCGATGTTCGCGGCGACCCGCGCCGCCCTCGTCGCCGTCGTGCTCTTCAGCGCGATCGGCCTGACCTACCGCGTGGCGGCCGGTGCCCGCGCGAGTCGCCTGCGAGTGGCGCTCGCCGCGCTCGTGGCGACCGGCGGCTGGATCGGCGCGAGCTTCGGTTTCTCGCGCGCCATCGCCGTGCTGTGGGGTTCGACGCCGCTTTACGGAACGCTGGGGAGCGTCGTGCTCTTCCTGTTCTGGGCCTATGCCATTGCCTGGATCCTCCTGCTCGGCGGGCACCTCCTGGTCCCGTTCGACGGCGGACGATCCGCGGCCACCGGAGTCGCCAAGGAGGAGAAGCGATGA
- a CDS encoding CsbD family protein produces the protein MSHASKRAEGAAEELGGKIKQAVGHVLGNDAMEASGKARKLEGQAKQEAAKSAERVQGKVEELTGALKNRVGALLGNEQMQVEGKVKELKGEARQEANR, from the coding sequence ATGAGCCATGCAAGCAAGCGCGCCGAAGGCGCCGCAGAAGAACTGGGCGGAAAGATCAAGCAGGCGGTCGGCCACGTCCTCGGCAACGACGCGATGGAAGCTTCCGGGAAGGCGAGGAAGCTCGAGGGACAGGCCAAGCAGGAAGCGGCCAAGTCCGCCGAGCGCGTCCAGGGCAAGGTCGAGGAGCTCACCGGCGCGTTGAAGAACCGCGTCGGCGCGCTGCTCGGCAACGAGCAGATGCAGGTCGAGGGCAAGGTCAAGGAGCTCAAGGGCGAAGCGCGCCAGGAGGCGAATCGCTGA
- a CDS encoding pirin family protein, which produces MILLRRSDERRHERRRRLEAWHTFPAASATAALADGFGVLTSLDEHRLAPGAAIPRHSRHSAEVVTYVRQGTLVREDSTGVSSLVRAGEFHRMSVGPDLRHHEVNPSPTASTHVFQLWLRPVGSAIGSDPEQKRFSTAERRHGLCVVASPDLRRGSLRLDQEVLIFSALLGPGQHLIHPLATDRSAWLHLVAGAVTFDELILDAGDGAAITAERSVSMTAREESEILLLDLPAPQRVVGESRRVAATTLPDGLRDHDERVDDRLDRLDGTGGST; this is translated from the coding sequence TTGATCCTCCTCCGCAGATCCGACGAGCGCCGCCACGAACGACGGCGCCGGCTCGAGGCGTGGCACACCTTCCCGGCCGCGAGCGCGACGGCGGCGCTCGCCGACGGCTTCGGAGTCCTCACGAGCCTCGACGAGCACCGCCTCGCTCCGGGCGCGGCGATTCCCCGGCACTCGCGCCATTCGGCCGAGGTCGTCACCTACGTGCGCCAGGGGACTCTCGTGCGGGAGGACTCCACGGGCGTGTCGAGCCTCGTCCGCGCCGGCGAGTTCCATCGCATGTCGGTCGGCCCCGACCTGCGCCATCACGAAGTGAACCCGTCGCCGACGGCATCCACCCACGTCTTTCAGCTCTGGCTTCGCCCGGTGGGCTCGGCGATCGGTAGCGACCCGGAGCAGAAGCGCTTCAGCACCGCCGAGCGACGCCACGGGCTCTGTGTCGTCGCCTCTCCCGATCTCCGGCGCGGCTCGCTACGCCTCGACCAGGAGGTCCTGATCTTCTCGGCGCTTCTCGGACCCGGTCAGCACCTCATCCACCCGCTGGCGACGGATCGCAGCGCCTGGCTTCACCTCGTGGCCGGAGCCGTCACCTTCGACGAGCTGATTCTCGACGCCGGCGACGGTGCCGCGATCACCGCCGAACGCTCGGTGTCGATGACCGCACGGGAGGAGAGCGAGATCCTGCTCCTCGACCTCCCGGCTCCACAGCGGGTCGTCGGCGAGTCGCGTCGCGTCGCCGCCACGACTCTCCCCGACGGACTTCGCGACCACGACGAGCGCGTCGACGACCGACTGGATCGTCTTGATGGAACGGGTGGCTCAACCTGA
- a CDS encoding tetratricopeptide repeat protein: MPLAALAAFALSGRREREVRSTAPSPIAAMAVFLLCLSAGLALRYPSASRARAFETRIRQAVAQIAAGNPQAAEASLGEALALRPGHSEALALLGWAELRQGRTESGCRHLEAALAARPDSAIAARLLGTCRRPSGDDAGGSTP; encoded by the coding sequence ATGCCGCTTGCGGCGCTCGCCGCCTTCGCGCTCTCCGGCCGCCGCGAGCGCGAAGTGCGTTCGACCGCGCCGTCGCCGATCGCCGCCATGGCCGTGTTCCTGCTCTGCCTGAGCGCCGGGCTCGCCCTGCGCTACCCGTCGGCGAGCCGCGCGCGAGCCTTCGAGACGCGAATCCGCCAGGCCGTCGCGCAGATCGCCGCCGGCAACCCGCAGGCCGCCGAAGCTTCTCTTGGCGAGGCGCTGGCGCTACGGCCGGGACACTCCGAAGCACTCGCCCTGCTGGGCTGGGCCGAGTTGCGTCAGGGCCGGACCGAGTCCGGCTGCCGGCACCTCGAAGCGGCCCTCGCCGCACGACCCGACTCCGCGATCGCCGCTCGCCTGCTCGGCACTTGCCGCCGGCCGAGCGGCGATGACGCGGGCGGCTCGACACCCTGA
- a CDS encoding M20/M25/M40 family metallo-hydrolase encodes MTRTVRRLSALALAVVAAPLVAPLAAAEPVDYDMVTRIRQEGLRRSQVMETLTELVDGYGPRLTGSPQQQAASDWAQAKLAGWGLVNAHQETYPFRAGWSYKACDLRVVAPFAAPLHALPLAWTVGTAGPVRAAAMKVKLAAEEDLEPLRGKVRGKILVVEPVAEEVRGREPSRDADDPTAERPFRRYDDDSLREVGAFRIPGDRPEERRREQGRKRWAFTEARNRFLVEEGVVATVEKSTRENGILWVTGGGGGGWPGRSPGVPGLVLMEEQFLRLTRALDEGKEVELALDVVAELHDAPEPQAANVVAEIPGSDKAGEIVMVGAHLDSWHAGVGATDDGAGTAVVMEAARILQALGTKPRRTIRFALWSGEEQGLLGSRAYVKSHFATRPKPMDPEVAALPDQYWGETWPLSTLPEHAKLSVYFNLDNGSGKIRGVYAQENAAAVPIFEAWLAPFADLGATLVTMRNTGGTDHQAFDAVGLPGFQFVQDGLEYMSRTWHTDLDTLDHASREDLMQAATVMASFAYHAAMRPEPFPRKPMPTPPPAGAKRSESGGRPATAPATPAAAGKPATPPKPPSGR; translated from the coding sequence ATGACTCGCACCGTCCGCCGCCTCTCGGCTCTCGCCCTCGCGGTCGTCGCCGCGCCGCTCGTCGCACCGCTGGCCGCCGCCGAGCCCGTCGACTACGACATGGTGACGCGCATCCGCCAGGAGGGGCTGCGACGATCCCAGGTGATGGAGACGTTGACCGAGCTTGTGGACGGCTACGGGCCTCGGCTCACCGGCTCGCCGCAGCAGCAGGCGGCGAGCGATTGGGCGCAAGCCAAGCTGGCCGGCTGGGGGCTGGTCAACGCACACCAGGAGACCTATCCGTTCCGTGCTGGCTGGAGCTACAAGGCCTGCGATCTGCGTGTCGTCGCGCCTTTCGCCGCGCCGCTGCACGCCCTGCCGCTCGCCTGGACGGTCGGCACCGCGGGGCCGGTGCGGGCCGCCGCGATGAAGGTGAAGCTCGCCGCCGAGGAGGACCTCGAGCCGCTGCGTGGCAAGGTGCGGGGCAAGATCCTCGTCGTCGAGCCGGTCGCCGAGGAGGTGCGCGGACGGGAGCCGTCGCGCGACGCCGACGATCCGACCGCCGAGCGTCCGTTCCGCCGTTACGACGACGACTCGCTGCGCGAGGTCGGAGCCTTCCGCATCCCTGGCGACCGTCCGGAGGAGCGGCGGCGCGAGCAGGGTCGCAAGCGCTGGGCGTTCACCGAGGCGCGGAACCGCTTCCTCGTCGAGGAGGGCGTGGTCGCCACGGTGGAGAAGTCGACGCGCGAGAACGGCATCCTCTGGGTGACCGGCGGTGGCGGCGGCGGCTGGCCGGGGCGCAGTCCGGGGGTGCCGGGGCTCGTGCTCATGGAGGAGCAGTTCCTGCGCCTGACGCGGGCGCTCGACGAAGGCAAGGAGGTCGAGCTGGCGCTCGACGTCGTCGCCGAGTTGCACGACGCACCCGAGCCGCAGGCGGCCAACGTCGTCGCCGAGATCCCGGGCAGCGACAAGGCGGGCGAGATCGTCATGGTAGGCGCCCATCTCGACTCCTGGCACGCCGGCGTCGGGGCGACCGACGACGGCGCGGGCACGGCGGTGGTGATGGAGGCGGCGCGGATCCTCCAGGCGCTCGGGACGAAGCCGCGGCGCACCATCCGCTTCGCGCTGTGGAGCGGCGAGGAGCAGGGCCTGCTCGGCTCGCGCGCTTACGTGAAGAGTCACTTCGCCACGCGGCCGAAGCCGATGGACCCGGAGGTCGCGGCCTTGCCCGACCAGTACTGGGGAGAGACCTGGCCGCTCTCGACGCTGCCCGAGCACGCGAAGCTCTCGGTCTACTTCAACCTCGACAACGGCTCGGGGAAGATCCGCGGCGTCTACGCCCAGGAGAACGCGGCCGCGGTGCCGATCTTCGAGGCCTGGCTCGCCCCCTTCGCCGACCTCGGCGCGACCCTGGTGACGATGCGCAACACCGGCGGCACCGACCACCAGGCGTTCGATGCGGTCGGCCTGCCGGGCTTCCAGTTCGTCCAGGACGGCCTCGAGTACATGAGTCGCACGTGGCACACCGACCTCGACACCCTCGACCACGCGTCGCGCGAGGACCTGATGCAGGCGGCGACGGTGATGGCCTCGTTCGCCTACCACGCGGCGATGCGCCCCGAACCGTTCCCGCGCAAGCCGATGCCGACGCCGCCGCCGGCGGGAGCCAAGCGGAGCGAGAGCGGTGGCCGCCCCGCGACGGCGCCGGCGACACCGGCGGCGGCCGGAAAGCCCGCCACGCCGCCGAAACCGCCCTCCGGTCGCTGA
- a CDS encoding DUF3309 family protein: MSMILLIVLLLLVFGGGGGYYGYRRWGTGGGIGIVGLVLIVLVIAFLFGGVHLPR; the protein is encoded by the coding sequence ATGTCCATGATTCTTCTCATCGTCCTTCTGCTGCTGGTCTTCGGCGGCGGAGGCGGCTACTACGGCTATCGTCGCTGGGGAACCGGCGGCGGCATCGGCATCGTCGGCCTGGTGCTGATCGTCCTGGTGATTGCCTTTCTCTTCGGCGGCGTGCACCTGCCCCGCTGA
- a CDS encoding cobalamin-dependent protein (Presence of a B(12) (cobalamin)-binding domain implies dependence on cobalamin itself, in one of its several forms, or in some unusual lineages, dependence on a cobalamin-like analog.): MQIHPLGNQARILLTSVFGPYAQDDEYGSRAINPMELYHNQVTRVQDVFSLRMFHRSWGLMLIQANLDADCSLLDFPTLERFVDELGKRRYDIVGVSGIMANVGKVEKMCALIRELQPWATIVVGGHVANVPGLAERIDADHVVAGEGVRWFRSFLGQDPCQPIRHPVIRSAVETRILGFKLPSGAEHTAATLIPSVGCPLGCNFCSTSAMFGGKGKFVNFYETGDELFDVLSQLETALACQSFFVMDENFLLYRKRALRLLELMRAAGKSWSLYVFSSANTLRLYSAEELVGLGISWVWLGLEGKDSVYTKLKQADTRELVRELQSHGIRVLGSSIIGLPEHTAENLDAAIEHAIAHDTEFHQFMLYTPIPGTPLYAEHLEKGTLLSPSECPEADAHGQLRFNFRHPNLRDGAETGFLLRAFERDFAVNGPSLVRIARTLLQGWSRHHDHPEPRVRERIARECAALPTIYAAALWATERWPTSDDRLIARIRQLRAAMVEAFGWKARLTAPLLGRLLLLSMRREHRRLQRGHTYEPPTFFETLQPWVTPRRLATAP; this comes from the coding sequence ATGCAGATTCATCCGCTCGGAAATCAGGCCCGCATCCTGCTCACCAGCGTTTTCGGGCCCTACGCACAGGACGACGAATACGGCTCGCGGGCGATCAACCCGATGGAGCTCTACCACAACCAGGTCACGCGGGTGCAGGACGTCTTCTCGCTGCGCATGTTCCACCGCTCGTGGGGGCTCATGCTGATCCAGGCGAATCTCGACGCCGACTGCTCGCTGCTCGATTTCCCGACCCTCGAGCGTTTCGTCGACGAGCTCGGCAAGCGTCGCTACGACATCGTCGGGGTGAGCGGCATCATGGCGAACGTCGGCAAGGTCGAGAAGATGTGCGCGCTGATCCGCGAGCTCCAGCCCTGGGCGACGATCGTCGTCGGCGGGCACGTCGCCAACGTCCCCGGACTGGCGGAGCGGATCGACGCCGACCACGTCGTCGCCGGAGAGGGCGTCCGCTGGTTCCGTTCGTTCCTCGGCCAGGACCCCTGCCAGCCGATCCGCCATCCGGTGATCCGCTCGGCGGTCGAGACGCGCATCCTCGGTTTCAAGCTGCCGTCGGGGGCCGAGCACACGGCGGCGACGCTGATCCCCTCGGTCGGCTGTCCGCTGGGCTGCAACTTCTGCTCGACCTCGGCGATGTTCGGCGGCAAGGGGAAGTTCGTCAACTTCTACGAGACCGGCGACGAGCTCTTCGACGTGCTCTCGCAGCTCGAGACGGCGCTCGCGTGCCAGTCGTTCTTCGTCATGGACGAGAACTTCCTGCTCTACCGCAAGCGGGCACTGCGCCTGCTCGAGCTCATGCGCGCGGCCGGCAAGTCGTGGTCGCTCTACGTTTTCAGCTCGGCCAACACGCTGCGGCTCTACAGCGCCGAGGAGCTCGTCGGCCTCGGGATCTCGTGGGTCTGGCTGGGCCTCGAGGGCAAGGACAGCGTCTACACCAAGCTCAAGCAGGCCGACACGCGCGAGCTGGTGCGAGAGCTCCAGTCACACGGCATCCGCGTGCTCGGCTCGAGCATCATCGGCCTGCCCGAGCACACGGCCGAGAACCTCGACGCGGCGATCGAGCACGCCATCGCCCACGACACCGAGTTCCACCAGTTCATGCTCTACACCCCCATCCCCGGGACGCCGCTCTACGCCGAGCACCTCGAGAAGGGGACGCTGCTCTCGCCGAGCGAGTGTCCGGAAGCGGACGCGCACGGCCAGTTGCGCTTCAACTTCCGCCACCCGAACCTGCGCGACGGTGCGGAGACCGGCTTCCTGCTGCGCGCCTTCGAGCGCGACTTCGCGGTCAACGGCCCGAGCCTGGTGCGGATCGCCCGCACGCTCCTCCAGGGCTGGAGCCGCCACCACGACCATCCCGAGCCGCGGGTGCGCGAGCGCATCGCCCGCGAGTGCGCGGCGCTGCCGACGATCTACGCCGCGGCGCTGTGGGCCACCGAGCGGTGGCCGACGAGCGACGATCGCCTGATCGCGAGGATCCGCCAGTTGCGCGCCGCGATGGTCGAAGCCTTCGGCTGGAAGGCGCGCCTCACCGCACCCCTGCTCGGGCGTCTCCTCCTGCTCTCGATGCGGCGCGAGCACCGCCGACTGCAGCGCGGCCACACCTACGAACCGCCGACCTTCTTCGAGACCCTGCAGCCCTGGGTGACGCCGCGCCGGCTGGCAACGGCGCCGTAA
- a CDS encoding BON domain-containing protein encodes MQIKSLAKLALIGAMLLGASVAQAAENQADWTTTLSVKLALLDKLGADSLHVAVESEGSAVMLTGTVDKRETMELAATIAKSVDGVKTVKNDIRLEATVANPSKSGAAVTEAEAEVKDAMLETRLRLALVNKMGSDGFKIGTEAASGVVTLEFDRGLANSRRKEAIGVAKGVDGVSKVVSVEKK; translated from the coding sequence ATGCAGATCAAGTCCCTCGCCAAGCTCGCCCTGATCGGCGCGATGCTCCTCGGCGCCTCGGTGGCACAGGCCGCCGAGAACCAGGCCGACTGGACCACCACGTTGAGCGTCAAGCTCGCCCTGCTCGACAAGCTCGGGGCCGACAGCCTGCACGTCGCGGTCGAGTCGGAAGGCTCCGCCGTGATGCTGACGGGGACGGTCGACAAGCGCGAGACGATGGAGCTCGCCGCCACGATCGCCAAGTCGGTCGACGGCGTCAAGACCGTGAAGAACGACATCCGCCTCGAGGCCACCGTCGCCAACCCGAGCAAGAGCGGCGCCGCGGTCACCGAGGCCGAGGCCGAGGTCAAGGACGCGATGCTCGAGACGCGGCTGCGCCTCGCGCTGGTCAACAAGATGGGAAGCGACGGCTTCAAGATCGGCACCGAGGCGGCGAGCGGCGTCGTGACCCTCGAGTTCGACCGTGGGCTCGCGAACAGTCGCCGCAAAGAGGCGATCGGTGTCGCCAAGGGCGTCGATGGCGTCTCGAAGGTGGTCTCGGTCGAGAAGAAGTAG
- a CDS encoding YaeQ family protein — protein MALKATIHKAELTVSDLDRGHFATYSLTLARHPSETDERMMVRLLAFALHADERLEFGRGLSTEDEPDLVQSDLSGALELWVQVGLPDERDLRRACGRAPRVAVYAYGSAAAVWWKQQGAALARLDNLRVVALPPDATRGLAERAGRTMQVQCTIQEGHLWWSDEATSLEIEPLVLKAGAG, from the coding sequence ATGGCCCTCAAGGCGACGATCCACAAGGCCGAGCTCACCGTTTCGGATCTCGATCGCGGTCACTTCGCGACCTACTCGCTGACCCTCGCGCGCCACCCGTCGGAGACCGACGAACGGATGATGGTGCGGCTCCTCGCCTTCGCGCTGCACGCCGACGAGCGGCTGGAGTTCGGTCGCGGCCTCTCCACCGAGGACGAGCCCGACCTGGTGCAATCCGATCTCTCGGGAGCGCTCGAGCTCTGGGTGCAGGTCGGCCTGCCGGACGAGCGTGACCTGCGCCGCGCCTGCGGTCGCGCGCCGCGCGTCGCCGTCTACGCCTACGGCAGCGCCGCGGCCGTCTGGTGGAAACAGCAGGGCGCGGCGCTCGCCCGGCTCGACAACCTCCGCGTCGTGGCCCTGCCGCCGGACGCCACTCGCGGACTCGCGGAGCGCGCCGGCCGCACGATGCAGGTGCAGTGCACGATCCAGGAGGGCCACCTCTGGTGGTCCGACGAGGCGACCTCGCTCGAGATCGAGCCGCTGGTGTTGAAGGCCGGGGCCGGCTGA
- a CDS encoding serine/threonine-protein kinase, translating to MIGTTLGPYRITARLGEGGMGEVYRATDTKLDRDVAIKVLPAAFTADLERLARFEREARLLAQLHHPHIASVFGLEESGGVRGLVMELVEGDDLAVRMARGPLPLDELLPIARQIAEAIEAAHERGIVHRDLKPQNVKLSPDGTVKVLDFGLAKALDPVAAFSSAADLARSPTLMNSPTLTAAHGTQLGVILGTASYMSPEQAKGKAVDKRADIWSFGVVLFEMLSGRPLFGGETASEVLAAVIRQEIDGSLLPATTPPALRALLARCLERDPRLRLRDIGEARIALERAPGSAVETSTATAARTVPRRRREALAWSAAALLAVAALGVTAAWIAQRRGPEAPPRIIRAVLPLPAGVSIELDGERAGMPALSHDGRRVAFGAREGAGAMRIWVQELETGAAKPLPGTEEGYRPFWSPDDRRIGFFTWSHLATTPADGGAVAELARARDARGGTWSRDGTIVFAPYQYGPLLAISERGGEAHPATSLGGPVRSGTHRFPQFLPDGQHFLYLARTASYGPGRKAEVMLGRLGSLEPVAKLLDGATNAAYAEGQLLHTRDGALVARPFDLASHAVGSEARTLVGDLLVNRRFSYGVFSAAERGVLAFLTGHQSDRSQLTWRGRDGRRLGELGTPGVLSGLGGLALSRDGRWAAVSRIDEGTSEGDIWIYDLARGTETRLARPATDDFSPVFATDGSSIVFGSRASGDRRSLMVRRDLGSGAESVLFASDERYLMPTALTRDGAGLLYDLGDDDDLGVFDVTLRPLAGNGAAQTVVSSPADDSSGQISPDGRWLAWASDQSGRYEIYVAPFPGSGAPVQVSRAGGVQPRWRPSGGELLFKTPDNMLNAVPIETGSGTFSVGTPIPLFRIVEFLGWTYDVSADGERFLVREPLGEGDVSAVTLLTDWNALAERH from the coding sequence TTGATCGGAACGACGCTGGGCCCCTATCGAATCACCGCGCGGCTGGGCGAGGGCGGCATGGGCGAGGTGTACCGGGCGACCGACACCAAGCTCGACCGCGACGTGGCGATCAAGGTGCTCCCCGCGGCGTTCACCGCCGACCTCGAGCGGCTGGCGCGGTTCGAGCGCGAGGCCAGGCTCCTCGCGCAGCTTCACCATCCTCACATCGCCTCGGTCTTCGGCCTCGAGGAGTCCGGCGGTGTGCGCGGACTGGTGATGGAGCTGGTCGAGGGCGACGACCTGGCGGTCCGCATGGCGCGCGGGCCGTTACCGCTCGACGAGCTCCTGCCGATCGCCCGGCAGATCGCCGAAGCGATCGAGGCGGCGCACGAGCGCGGCATCGTGCACCGCGATCTCAAGCCCCAGAACGTCAAGCTCTCGCCGGACGGCACGGTGAAGGTCCTCGACTTCGGCCTGGCCAAGGCGCTCGACCCGGTGGCGGCCTTCTCCTCGGCGGCCGATCTCGCGCGCTCCCCGACGCTGATGAACTCGCCGACGCTGACCGCCGCCCACGGCACGCAGCTCGGTGTGATCCTCGGCACGGCGTCGTACATGAGCCCGGAGCAGGCCAAGGGCAAGGCGGTCGACAAGCGGGCCGACATCTGGTCGTTCGGCGTCGTCCTCTTCGAGATGCTCTCCGGCCGTCCGCTCTTCGGCGGGGAGACGGCTTCGGAAGTCCTCGCCGCGGTGATCCGCCAGGAGATTGACGGGAGCCTGCTCCCGGCGACGACGCCGCCGGCGCTGCGCGCGCTCCTGGCACGCTGTCTCGAGCGCGACCCGCGGCTTCGCCTGCGCGACATCGGCGAAGCTCGGATCGCGCTCGAACGGGCGCCGGGCAGCGCGGTCGAAACCTCGACGGCGACCGCTGCCCGGACCGTTCCCCGGCGCCGGCGAGAAGCGCTCGCCTGGTCGGCGGCGGCCCTGCTCGCCGTCGCGGCGCTCGGCGTCACGGCCGCCTGGATCGCCCAACGACGCGGGCCGGAGGCGCCGCCCCGCATCATCCGGGCGGTGCTGCCGCTTCCCGCCGGGGTCTCGATCGAGCTCGACGGCGAGCGGGCCGGAATGCCGGCGCTCTCGCACGACGGCCGCCGCGTCGCCTTCGGTGCGCGCGAAGGGGCCGGGGCGATGCGCATCTGGGTGCAGGAGCTCGAGACCGGCGCGGCGAAGCCGCTGCCCGGAACGGAAGAGGGTTACCGCCCGTTCTGGTCGCCCGACGATCGCCGGATCGGCTTCTTCACCTGGAGCCACCTCGCCACCACGCCGGCAGACGGTGGCGCCGTCGCCGAGCTCGCCCGGGCACGCGACGCGCGGGGTGGCACGTGGAGCCGCGACGGCACGATCGTCTTCGCTCCGTACCAGTACGGTCCGCTGCTCGCCATCTCGGAGCGGGGAGGCGAAGCCCATCCCGCGACCTCGCTCGGCGGTCCGGTGCGGTCGGGCACCCACCGCTTTCCGCAGTTCCTGCCCGACGGCCAGCACTTCCTCTATCTCGCGCGGACCGCGAGCTACGGCCCCGGACGGAAGGCCGAGGTGATGCTCGGTCGCCTCGGCTCGCTCGAGCCGGTCGCCAAGCTGCTCGACGGTGCCACCAACGCCGCCTACGCCGAGGGACAACTGCTCCACACCCGGGACGGCGCGCTGGTGGCGCGCCCGTTCGACCTCGCGAGCCACGCGGTCGGCAGCGAGGCCCGGACGCTGGTGGGCGATCTCCTGGTCAACCGGCGCTTCAGCTACGGCGTCTTCTCGGCTGCCGAGCGCGGCGTCCTCGCCTTTCTCACCGGGCACCAGAGTGATCGCTCGCAACTGACCTGGCGCGGTCGCGACGGACGTCGTCTCGGCGAGCTCGGCACCCCCGGGGTGCTCTCGGGGCTCGGTGGCCTGGCGCTGTCGCGCGACGGCCGCTGGGCGGCGGTGTCGCGCATCGACGAAGGGACGAGCGAGGGCGACATCTGGATCTACGACCTCGCTCGCGGCACCGAGACCCGCCTCGCCCGGCCCGCAACCGACGACTTCTCCCCGGTCTTCGCCACCGACGGCAGCAGCATCGTCTTCGGCTCGCGTGCGAGCGGCGACCGCCGGTCGTTGATGGTTCGACGGGATCTCGGCAGCGGCGCGGAGAGCGTCCTCTTCGCGAGCGACGAGCGCTACCTGATGCCGACCGCGCTCACCCGCGACGGTGCCGGGCTGCTCTACGACCTGGGCGATGACGACGACCTCGGGGTCTTCGACGTGACCCTCCGGCCGCTCGCCGGCAACGGCGCGGCACAGACCGTCGTCAGCTCCCCCGCCGACGATTCCTCGGGCCAGATCTCCCCCGACGGCCGTTGGCTCGCCTGGGCCTCCGACCAGTCCGGGCGCTACGAGATCTACGTCGCGCCGTTCCCGGGCAGCGGCGCCCCGGTCCAGGTCTCGCGCGCCGGCGGCGTGCAACCGCGCTGGCGACCCTCCGGCGGCGAGCTCCTCTTCAAGACGCCGGACAACATGCTGAACGCCGTCCCGATCGAGACCGGCTCCGGCACGTTCTCGGTGGGCACACCCATCCCCCTCTTCCGCATCGTCGAGTTCCTCGGCTGGACCTACGACGTCTCCGCCGACGGCGAGCGCTTCCTGGTTCGCGAGCCGCTCGGCGAGGGCGATGTCTCCGCCGTCACCCTGCTCACCGACTGGAACGCCCTCGCCGAGCGCCACTGA
- a CDS encoding GlsB/YeaQ/YmgE family stress response membrane protein, producing MSLPALLIYLLIAAICGSIGRALAGGTRGGLVVSIALGFIGALLGPWIASQLHLAEPFSIVVGGHSFGILWSIIGAAIFVALIHLLSRRW from the coding sequence ATGTCGCTTCCTGCTCTGCTGATCTACCTCCTGATCGCCGCCATCTGCGGGTCCATCGGCAGGGCGCTCGCCGGCGGCACGCGTGGCGGGCTCGTCGTGTCGATCGCGCTCGGATTCATCGGCGCTCTGCTCGGCCCGTGGATCGCCTCACAGCTCCACCTCGCCGAGCCGTTCTCGATCGTCGTCGGCGGGCATTCCTTCGGCATCCTCTGGTCGATCATCGGCGCCGCGATCTTCGTGGCATTGATCCACCTGCTGTCGAGGCGCTGGTGA
- a CDS encoding lmo0937 family membrane protein, whose amino-acid sequence MLWTICVILLVLWALGMVSSYTMGGFIHLLLVVAIVIFLVRIIQGRRVL is encoded by the coding sequence ATGCTCTGGACTATCTGCGTGATCCTGCTGGTCCTCTGGGCCCTCGGAATGGTCTCCTCGTACACGATGGGAGGGTTCATCCATCTCCTCCTCGTCGTCGCGATCGTGATCTTCCTCGTCCGCATCATTCAGGGACGACGAGTCCTCTGA